In Capsicum annuum cultivar UCD-10X-F1 chromosome 11, UCD10Xv1.1, whole genome shotgun sequence, one genomic interval encodes:
- the LOC107848266 gene encoding erlin-2-B produces MDAQQQQRQQGIPNRPRHGGDGGGGDFTPILTVLVAFIAIFALVVAPSVSTLNNSLSILHQVPEGHVGVYWRGGALLSTITDPGFHLKLPFITQFEPIQVTLQTDLVRDIPCGTKGGVMINFEKIEVVNRLRKDHVYDTLLNYGVNYDNTWIYDKIHHEINQFCSAHSLQQVYIDMFDQIDEKMKDALQADCTRYAPGIEILSVRITKPSIPESIRRNFENMEQERTKVLIAVERQRVAEKEAETQKKIAISEAERNAHVSKIQMEQKLMEKDSARKQEEIANSMYLAREKSLADASYYRTMKEAEANKLKLTPEFLELRFIEAIANNSKIFFGNKVPNMVLDQRLLGNFLQDTAPRAES; encoded by the exons ATGGATGCACAGCAACAGCAGCGACAACAAGGTATTCCTAACCGTCCAAGGCACGGCGGCGATGGTGGCGGCGGAGACTTCACTCCTATTCTCACTGTGCTGGTTGCTTTCATCGCCATTTTCGCATTG GTTGTGGCTCCTTCTGTGTCGACATTAAATAACAGTTTATCCATTTTACATCAAGTCCCCGAAGGTCATGTTGGTGTCTATTGGAGAGGAGGTGCCCTTTTAAGTACAATAACTGATCCAG GTTTTCATTTGAAACTGCCCTTTATAACTCAGTTTGAGCCCATTCAAGTTACTCTTCAAACAGATCTG GTGAGGGATATTCCATGTGGAACCAAAGGAGGTGTGAtgatcaactttgagaaaatagAA GTTGTTAACCGTCTTCGGAAGGACCATGTGTACGACACTCTGCTGAATTATGGGGTCAATTATGATAACACATGGATATACGACAAGATCCACCATGAGATCAATCAGTTCTGTAGTGCTCACAGCCTTCAACAAGTTTACATTGACATGTTCGATCAG ATCGATGAAAAAATGAAAGATGCTCTTCAGGCCGATTGCACACGATATGCGCCAGGTATTGAGATTCTCAGTGTACGTATTACAAAACCTAGCATCCCAGAGAGCATAAGACGAAATTTTGAGAACATGGAACAGGAGCGCACCAAG GTCTTGATTGCAGTAGAGAGACAAAGAGTTGCTGAGAAGGAAGCAGAGACACAGAAAAAGATAGCAATCAGTGAAGCTGAAAGAAATGCTCATGTTAGTAAGATCCAGATGGAACAGAAGTTGATGGAAAAAGATAGTGCAAGGAAACAAGAGGAAATTGCAAATTCAATGTACCTAGCTCGTGAAAAGAGCCTGGCAGATGCATCTTACTATCG AACAATGAAAGAAGCAGAAGCAAACAAGCTGAAGCTTACTCCAGAATTTCTAGAACTGCGATTCATTGAAGCTATAGCTAACAACTCGAAAATTTTCTTTGGGAACAAG GTGCCCAACATGGTTCTTGACCAAAGACTCCTTGGGAACTTTTTGCAAGACACTGCACCACGCGCCGAGTCTTAG